The Synechococcus sp. RS9916 DNA segment AACTTCAGAGCAAGGGTGCGGAAGTGGAACTACTGCCGTTGAAGATCCCTGGCACCGCCAGCTCCAACGCCAGACGCAATCACGATGCCTCCCAGATTCCTGCTGTGCTGAGGCCCCTGCTGCAGAAGCAAGGGTTCTACGGTTTCAGCGCAACGTCCGATCCCGCCGCACGCTGAAGGTTCATGCGCATTGCTCTGGCCCAGATCAATCCCCTGGTTGGTGACCTCAGCGGCAATGCCCAGCGCATCCTTGAGGCCAGCCGGCAAGCAATCGACCAACAGGCTGATCTGGTGGTGACGCCGGAACTGGCGATCTGGGGGTACCCGCCTCGCGACCTGCTGCTGAATCGAGCGCGGGTGAACGAACAACAACAGGTGATGGACCAGCTCAGCAGGGAACTGGGCGAGCTGAATGCAGAACTCGGGGTGCTTGTCGGCCTTGTCGAAGGGACTGCCGATGGCCAACACCCCCGTCTGTTCAACGCCGCAGCCTTGATCCGCCAGGGGCAGTGGGAAGTAGTGGGGCGCAAACAGTTGCTGCCCACCTACGACGTCTTCGACGAAAGCCGCTACTTCCGGCCTGCCGATGGGCCCTCAATGTTGACGTTCCCCATCGGAGACAGAACCTGGCAGCTGGGCCTCACCCTCTGCGAAGACCTGTGGGTGGATCCAACCCTGCATGGTCAGCGACTGAAGGGTCCCGATCCGATTGCCGCATTGGCGACAAAAAAGTGTGATCTGCTGCTCAACCTCTCAGCCTCACCCTTCGGACGGGACAAAACCGCCGTTCGCCATCAACTGGCGCAACAAGCGGCCAACCGTCTGCAGTGCCCAGTGGTGTACGTCAACCAGGTGGGCGGCAATGACGAACTGGTGTTCGACGGCGCCAGCTTCGTGATGCTGCCGGGCAAGGGGGCTGCCTCAGCAGGCTTCATGCCCCTGCAACTGCCGAGCTGCCGTGAATCCGTTGCGGTGTGGGATGCGAAAGCGAGCGAATCCAGCCCCTTGGCCTCCACAGCATCACCAATCCCAGTGGAAGAGGAGCTGTTTCGTGCCCTGGTGCTCGGTGTGCGCGACTACGCCGGTAAATGTGGCTTCCAGCAAACCCTGTTGGGCCTCAGTGGCGGGATCGATTCAGCCCTGGTAGCTGTGATTGCCGCCGCCGCCCTTGGGGGCGATCGCGTGCAGGGTCTGCTGATGCCGTCCCCTTGGAGTTCGCAGGGGTCGATCGACGACGCAGCAGCTCTCGCCAGCCGCCTGGGACTGAGCACTCAGACACTGCCGATCGCCCCACTGATGCACAGCTACGACGCGGCACTCACTCCAGCGCTGGCCGGACCGCCAACGGATGTGACCGCGGAAAACTTGCAATCCCGCATCCGCGGAACCTTGCTGATGGCCGTGGCCAATCAGCAGGGACAGCTGCTGCTCACCACCGGCAACAAATCCGAGTTAGCCGTGGGGTACTGCACGTTGTACGGCGACATGAACGGAGGGTTGGCTGTGATCGGCGACCTCTATAAATCCACCGTGTTTGCCGTGTGCGATTGGCTCGATAGCAACCGCTCCAAACCCTGCCGCCAAGACTTCCATCTCCCGCTTGATGGGGAACTCATAGGCCAGGCGATCCGCGAAAAACCGCCGAGTGCTGAACTCAGGCCGGATCAGAAAGACAGCGACTCCTTGCCGGACTATGCCCTGCTCGACCCTCTCCTGAAGGATCTGATTGAAGAGCGCTGCGGCCGCGAACAACTGTTGAAACGCGGCCATCCAGCAGCAGAGGTTGATCGGGTACAACGCCTGTTCCGGCGGTCTGAATTCAAACGCCGCCAAGCAGCCCCCCTGCTCAAGGTGAGCAGTCAGGCGTTTGGTAGCGGATGGAGGCTGCCGATCGCGTCTGGCTGAGCCAGATTGAGAGCAATTCCTGAGAACCATGGCCCACTCCGTTCTCACGGCACCCATGGCCACCATCGGTGTTCCGAGCGAAATCAAGGTGGATGAGCAACGGGTCGCGCTCACCCCAGATGCGGTGCGCGAGCTGGTCACCCAGGGACTGGAAGTGCGGGTGCAGAGCGAAGCCGGAGCCGGGGCCGGCATCAGTGACCAAGCTTTCGCAGCGGCAGGCGCGCGGGTGGTGACCCGGGAAGAGGCCTGGGCCGCCCATCTCGTGGTGAAAGTCAAAGAGCCTCAAGAGGAGGAATTCGGCTTCCTACGCGACGACATGGTGCTGTTTACCTACTTGCATCTCGCGGCGTACCCGAAGGTGGGTGAGGCCCTGCTGAATGCGGGCACCACCGGCGTCGCCTACGAGACGGTGCAGCTCGAAAACGGCAGCCTGCCCCTGCTGGCTCCCATGAGCGAAATCGCCGGACGCCTGGCAGCCCAAGTGGGAGCCCACTTGCTCGAGCAACCCCATGGCGGCCGTGGAGTCTTGATGGGCGGCTGCACCGGTGTACAGCCTGCTCGAGTGGTGGTATTAGGTGCCGGCACCGTGGGATGGAATGCGGCCCGCGTGGCAGCAGCGATGGATGCAGAAGTGATGTTGCTGGATCGATCCCCAGAAAAGCTACGCAGCCTGGAAGCAGCAAGGCGAGGCCGATTGATGAGTGTGGTGAGTAGCCGTGGACTGCTGGAACGTCTCGTACCCAGCGCCGACCTGCTCATTGGCGCCGTGCTCACTCCGGGAGGACGGGCCCCAACCCTTGTGGATGAAGACCTGGTCAAACAGATGAAGCCCGGTTCAGTGATCGTGGATGTGGCGATTGACCAGGGGGGGTGCGTGGCCAGCAGCAAAGAAACCACCCACACCGACCCCACCGTCAACATCCATGGCGTGCAGCACTACGCCGTCGGCAACATGCCAGGGGCTGTGCCCTTCACATCCACCGAAGCATTGGTGAGCGTCACCTTGCCCTACATCCTTGGCATCGCCGGCAGGGGACTGGAAGAAGCTGTCACCGAGCGGCCGGAACTTCTCTCCGGTCTCAACACAGTGCAGGGGGCGGTCTGCCATCCCGGAGTGGCCAAGGCACTCGGACTGCCGCCGCGACACCCAATGGCCTGCCTGCGCTGAGCAAGGCTTCAAAATTCTGCCGCCACCTGACATCACATCTAGGCTTAGAGATGACATCAAGGTGGGGTGATGAGAGAGAACTGGAAGCAGCAATGGCTCGATATCGTTGCACCAGACGAACCACATAAACTCTCAAGACGCCTTGACTGGGATGAGCTAACGGAAGAAGAATTCCGTGAACATCTTTCAACATCTCCGACCAAGGCCAATCGCTTCGAGGGGCATTGGCAGAACTGCCTGAACGAATGCCGGCTAGCCATTCAGAAGGCATGGGAGCAACCCCTTCTACCCATTTCTCCTGACAACCAGCAACGGCCCTTTGAAGACCTGTGGCGACCAATCTGCAACGAGGCCAGGGAAATACTAAAGAAAAGATTAAG contains these protein-coding regions:
- a CDS encoding NAD+ synthase — its product is MRIALAQINPLVGDLSGNAQRILEASRQAIDQQADLVVTPELAIWGYPPRDLLLNRARVNEQQQVMDQLSRELGELNAELGVLVGLVEGTADGQHPRLFNAAALIRQGQWEVVGRKQLLPTYDVFDESRYFRPADGPSMLTFPIGDRTWQLGLTLCEDLWVDPTLHGQRLKGPDPIAALATKKCDLLLNLSASPFGRDKTAVRHQLAQQAANRLQCPVVYVNQVGGNDELVFDGASFVMLPGKGAASAGFMPLQLPSCRESVAVWDAKASESSPLASTASPIPVEEELFRALVLGVRDYAGKCGFQQTLLGLSGGIDSALVAVIAAAALGGDRVQGLLMPSPWSSQGSIDDAAALASRLGLSTQTLPIAPLMHSYDAALTPALAGPPTDVTAENLQSRIRGTLLMAVANQQGQLLLTTGNKSELAVGYCTLYGDMNGGLAVIGDLYKSTVFAVCDWLDSNRSKPCRQDFHLPLDGELIGQAIREKPPSAELRPDQKDSDSLPDYALLDPLLKDLIEERCGREQLLKRGHPAAEVDRVQRLFRRSEFKRRQAAPLLKVSSQAFGSGWRLPIASG
- the ald gene encoding alanine dehydrogenase, yielding MAHSVLTAPMATIGVPSEIKVDEQRVALTPDAVRELVTQGLEVRVQSEAGAGAGISDQAFAAAGARVVTREEAWAAHLVVKVKEPQEEEFGFLRDDMVLFTYLHLAAYPKVGEALLNAGTTGVAYETVQLENGSLPLLAPMSEIAGRLAAQVGAHLLEQPHGGRGVLMGGCTGVQPARVVVLGAGTVGWNAARVAAAMDAEVMLLDRSPEKLRSLEAARRGRLMSVVSSRGLLERLVPSADLLIGAVLTPGGRAPTLVDEDLVKQMKPGSVIVDVAIDQGGCVASSKETTHTDPTVNIHGVQHYAVGNMPGAVPFTSTEALVSVTLPYILGIAGRGLEEAVTERPELLSGLNTVQGAVCHPGVAKALGLPPRHPMACLR